In Cololabis saira isolate AMF1-May2022 chromosome 4, fColSai1.1, whole genome shotgun sequence, one DNA window encodes the following:
- the LOC133442146 gene encoding zinc finger protein 665-like, translating to MIHTGDKPFTCDQCGAAFTRQDCLKIHQRVHTGEKPFTCDQCGAAFTRQDGLKIHQRVHTGEKPFTCDLCGAAFTTSSHLKIHQRIHTGEKPFTCDQCGAAFTTSSELKIHQRIHTGDKPFRCDQCGASFTQQSHLRYHQRIHTGDKPFTCNQCGAAFTTSSSLMIHQRVHTGDKPFRCEQCGAAFTESGKLKIHQRIHTGDKPFRCDQCGASFTQQGNLRTHQRVHTGDKPFRCDQCGAAFTQRGHLKIHQHIHTGDKPFRCEQCGAAFIESGKLKIHQRIHTGDKPFRCDQCGAAFTQKSHLRTHQRIHTGDKPFTCNQCGAAFTTSGSLITHQRIHTGDKPFRCDHCGAAFTKSSNLRTHQRIHTGDKPFRCEQCDAAFTTSSQLKKHQRAHTSDKL from the coding sequence atgattcacactggagataaaccgttcacttgtgatcagtgtggagcagcttttaccagacaagattgtctaaagattcaccaacgtgttcacactggagaaaaaccgttcacttgtgatcagtgtggagcagcttttaccagacaagatggtctaaagattcaccaacgtgttcacactggagaaaaaccgttcacttgtgatctgtgtggagcagcttttaccacttcAAGTCACCTGAAGAttcatcaacgtattcacactggagaaaaaccgttcacttgtgatcagtgtggagcagcttttaccacttcAAGTGaactaaagattcaccaacgtattcacactggagataaaccattcagatgtgatcagtgtggagcatctTTTACCCAACAAAGTCATCTAAGgtatcaccaacgtattcacactggagataaaccgttcacttgtaatcagtgtggagcagcttttaccacatcaagtagTCTAATGattcaccaacgtgttcacactggagataaaccgttcagatgtgaacagtgtggagcagcttttactgagtcaggaaagctaaagattcaccaacgtattcacactggagataaaccgttcagatgtgatcagtgtggagcatcttttacccaacaaggcaatctaaggactcaccaacgtgttcacactggagataaaccgtttaggtgtgatcaatgtggagcagcttttacccaacgaggtcatctaaagattcaccaacatattcacactggagataaaccgttcagatgtgaacagtgtggagcagcttttattgagtcaggaaagctaaagattcaccaacgtattcacactggagataaaccgtttaggtgtgatcagtgtggagcagcttttacccaaaaaagtcatctaaggactcaccaacgtattcacactggagataaaccgttcacttgtaatcagtgtggagcagcttttaccacatcaggtagtCTAAttactcaccaacgtattcacactggagataaaccgtttaggtgtgatcactgtggagcagcttttaccaaatCAAGtaatctaaggactcaccaacgtattcacactggagataaaccgttcagatgtgaacagtgtgatgcagcttttaccacatcaagtcagCTAAAGAAGCACCAACGTGCTCACACGAGTGATAAACTCTAA